The Mycolicibacterium flavescens genome has a segment encoding these proteins:
- the lpqG gene encoding lipoprotein lpqG codes for MPIAARAKTPTRILAAAAAGLIALLSGCDATAAPVLTNDDNSTQRQVTVVGSGEVLGTPDTLTINAGMEVVAADAAGALNQTSQLQRGVIDALVDSGIDRKDINTSEVSVQPQYAGGDTTTINGYRATNTIDIKVRALNTAPQVFGIIASRGGNATRINNVTLAIEDDSQLVREARARAFNDAKSRAEQYALLAELDLGKVLSISEVPSSSPPTPYPGPRGQAAEMATVPFEPGQQAVGFNVTVVYELT; via the coding sequence ATGCCAATCGCTGCCCGGGCGAAGACGCCCACCCGAATCCTCGCGGCCGCGGCGGCCGGGTTGATCGCCCTGCTCTCGGGCTGTGACGCGACGGCCGCCCCCGTCCTCACCAACGACGACAACAGCACACAACGCCAGGTGACGGTCGTCGGCTCCGGTGAGGTGCTCGGCACACCCGACACACTGACGATCAACGCGGGGATGGAGGTCGTCGCCGCCGACGCCGCCGGCGCCCTGAACCAGACCAGCCAACTGCAGCGCGGTGTCATCGACGCGCTCGTCGACTCGGGCATCGACCGCAAGGACATCAACACCTCCGAGGTGAGCGTGCAGCCGCAGTACGCCGGCGGCGACACCACGACCATCAATGGCTACCGGGCGACGAACACGATCGACATCAAGGTCCGCGCGCTCAACACGGCGCCACAGGTGTTCGGGATCATCGCGAGCAGGGGCGGCAACGCGACGAGGATCAACAACGTCACCCTCGCAATCGAGGACGACTCACAACTGGTGCGCGAAGCGCGCGCCCGGGCCTTCAACGACGCCAAGAGCCGCGCCGAACAGTACGCGCTGCTGGCCGAATTGGACCTCGGCAAGGTCCTCTCGATATCCGAGGTGCCTTCCTCGTCGCCCCCGACGCCGTATCCGGGTCCGCGCGGGCAGGCCGCGGAAATGGCGACGGTGCCGTTCGAGCCGGGCCAGCAGGCCGTCGGCTTCAACGTCACCGTGGTCTACGAGCTGACCTAA
- the gutB_1 gene encoding dehydrogenase, with protein sequence MVVRDDVPEPVPQEGQVLVAVKACGICGSDLHFAKHGDQMVRLTREITGMPVQGGLPVDLGNDVFMGHEFSAEILEAGPGTDAPAAGTLVTSLPVLLSPKGFEPIMSSNTVLGGYAERMLLSVPLLLSVPDGVDPRHAALTEPLAVGLHAVNKSNIAPGEAALVIGCGPIGIAIIAALRLKGIEHVAAADFSVRRRELAATMGAHVTLDPAQGSPFDGATPAVTFEAVGIPGIIDDVMRRAPLGSRLVVAGVCMQPDTVTPLFGIAKEINVQFVNSYDHNEFAETLRAIADGRIDVSPLITGEVGLEGVGAAFDELADPDTHCKIMVTP encoded by the coding sequence ATGGTGGTCCGCGACGACGTGCCCGAACCGGTTCCCCAAGAGGGTCAGGTGCTGGTCGCGGTCAAGGCTTGCGGGATCTGCGGTTCGGATCTGCACTTCGCCAAACACGGCGACCAGATGGTGCGGCTGACTCGCGAGATCACCGGTATGCCGGTGCAAGGTGGCCTGCCCGTCGACCTCGGCAATGACGTGTTCATGGGCCACGAATTCAGCGCTGAAATCCTCGAGGCCGGTCCGGGCACCGATGCGCCCGCTGCAGGAACTCTTGTCACGTCGCTACCGGTATTGTTGTCGCCCAAGGGCTTCGAGCCGATCATGTCCAGCAACACCGTGCTCGGTGGATACGCCGAGAGGATGCTGCTGTCGGTGCCGCTACTGCTGAGCGTGCCCGACGGTGTCGACCCTCGGCACGCCGCGCTGACCGAACCGTTGGCCGTCGGGTTGCACGCCGTCAACAAATCCAACATCGCCCCCGGCGAGGCCGCGCTGGTGATCGGCTGCGGTCCGATCGGCATCGCGATCATCGCCGCCCTGCGCCTCAAGGGCATCGAACACGTTGCGGCGGCGGACTTCTCGGTGCGCCGGCGGGAACTCGCCGCGACGATGGGCGCGCACGTGACCCTCGATCCCGCGCAGGGTTCTCCGTTCGACGGCGCGACACCCGCGGTGACCTTCGAGGCCGTCGGCATCCCCGGGATCATCGACGACGTGATGCGCAGGGCTCCGTTGGGCAGCCGCCTGGTGGTGGCCGGAGTGTGCATGCAGCCCGACACGGTCACGCCGTTGTTCGGCATCGCCAAGGAGATCAACGTCCAGTTCGTCAACTCCTATGACCACAACGAGTTCGCGGAGACGTTGCGCGCCATCGCCGACGGGCGAATCGATGTCTCGCCGCTGATCACCGGCGAGGTGGGACTAGAAGGCGTCGGCGCCGCGTTCGACGAACTCGCCGACCCCGACACGCACTGCAAGATCATGGTGACCCCCTGA
- a CDS encoding alpha/beta hydrolase fold protein, whose protein sequence is MGIVITWTERFVDTNGVHLRVLEAGEPGAPLVVLAHGFPELGFSWRHQLPALAKAGYHVLAPDQRGYGQSSKPEAVDAYTIVELSADIVGLLDDVGADRAVIVGHDFGGVVAWASPLLHPDRFAGVVGVCTPPVPRSRVPTTQAFRRIFGEKFFYILYFQEPGPADAELNRDPATSIRKLLASTASSKGGLVGDRMIAQGPAGLLSRIPEPDGLPDWINERELDHYVEEFTRTGFTGALNWYRCFDRNWELTANTPATTIGVPALFVGATEDPTQAFARRDRAREVVSGDYREVMIDGGHWLPQERPAAVNAALLGFLNRLDW, encoded by the coding sequence GTGGGGATCGTGATCACCTGGACCGAGCGGTTCGTCGACACCAACGGCGTCCACCTGCGTGTGCTCGAGGCGGGCGAACCGGGCGCTCCGCTGGTGGTACTCGCCCACGGTTTTCCCGAACTGGGGTTCTCCTGGCGCCACCAGCTGCCCGCATTGGCCAAGGCGGGCTATCACGTGCTCGCTCCCGATCAGCGCGGCTACGGGCAGTCGTCCAAACCCGAGGCCGTCGACGCCTACACCATCGTGGAGCTGAGCGCCGACATCGTCGGCCTGCTCGACGACGTCGGCGCCGACCGCGCGGTCATCGTCGGCCACGACTTCGGCGGGGTGGTGGCGTGGGCTTCGCCGCTGCTGCATCCGGACCGCTTCGCCGGGGTAGTCGGTGTCTGCACACCGCCGGTGCCGCGCTCGCGGGTGCCCACGACGCAGGCGTTCCGGCGCATCTTCGGCGAGAAGTTCTTCTACATCCTCTACTTCCAGGAGCCGGGTCCGGCCGACGCGGAGCTCAACCGAGACCCCGCCACGTCGATCCGCAAGCTGCTCGCGTCGACGGCCTCGTCGAAGGGCGGACTCGTCGGCGACCGGATGATCGCGCAGGGACCGGCTGGGCTCTTGTCCCGTATCCCCGAGCCCGACGGCCTGCCCGACTGGATCAACGAGCGCGAACTCGACCACTACGTCGAGGAGTTCACCCGCACGGGCTTCACCGGTGCGCTCAACTGGTACCGCTGCTTCGACCGCAACTGGGAGCTGACGGCGAACACCCCGGCGACGACCATCGGCGTGCCTGCGTTGTTCGTCGGCGCCACAGAGGATCCGACCCAGGCCTTCGCCCGGCGGGACCGCGCCCGCGAGGTGGTTTCGGGCGACTACCGCGAGGTGATGATCGACGGGGGGCACTGGCTGCCGCAGGAGCGGCCCGCGGCGGTCAACGCCGCGTTGCTGGGGTTCTTGAACCGATTGGATTGGTGA
- the ftsH_1 gene encoding ATP-dependent metalloprotease FtsH — translation MNRKNVIRTLSVIAVVLLLGWSFYYFSDDTRGYKPIDTSVAVAQITGDNVKSAQIDDREQQLRLELKSGNGDTENSDKILTKYPTGYGVTLFEALQDKNVKTNTVVNQGSMLGSLLIYLLPLLLLVGLFVMFSRMQTGGRMGFGFGKSKAKMLNKDMPSTTFADVAGVDEAVEELYEIKDFLQNPSRYQALGAKIPKGVLLFGPPGTGKTLLARAVAGEAGVPFFTISGSDFVEMFVGVGASRVRDLFEQAKQNSPCIIFVDEIDAVGRQRGAGLGGGHDEREQTLNQLLVEMDGFGDRQGVILIAATNRPDILDPALLRPGRFDRQIPVSNPDLAGRRAVLKVHSAGKPIAPDADLDGLAKRTVGMSGADLANVINEAALLTARENGTVITGPALEEAVDRVVGGPRRKSRIISEQEKKITAYHEGGHTLAAWAMPDIDPIYKVTILARGRTGGHAMAVPEDDKGLMTRSEMIARLVFAMGGRAAEELVFREPTTGAVSDIEQATKIARAMVTEYGMSSKLGAVRYGTEHGDPFLGRTMGTQADYSHEVAQIIDDEIRKLIEAAHTEAWEILTEYRDVLDTLAGELLEKETLHRRELEEIFGDVKKRPRLTMFDDFGGRVPSDKPPIKTPGELAIERGEEWPKPVPEPAFKAAIAAATKAAEATKVAEGGPNGANGSGNGSSGPTQPDYGAPAGWHAPGWPPPPQQQQQPPVQQPHGYWYPPPHQGWQQQQPYPPYPAYPQQGPPQQQGGPPQPHEDKGQDNSRRNG, via the coding sequence ATGAATCGGAAAAATGTCATCCGCACGCTGAGCGTGATAGCGGTCGTGCTGTTGCTGGGGTGGTCCTTCTACTACTTCAGCGACGACACGCGGGGTTACAAGCCCATCGACACGTCGGTGGCGGTCGCCCAGATCACCGGCGACAACGTCAAGAGCGCGCAGATCGACGACCGGGAACAGCAGCTGCGGCTCGAACTCAAGAGCGGCAACGGCGACACCGAGAACAGCGACAAGATCCTCACCAAGTATCCGACCGGGTACGGGGTCACGCTGTTCGAGGCGCTTCAGGACAAGAACGTCAAGACCAACACGGTCGTCAACCAGGGCAGCATGCTCGGCTCGCTGCTGATCTACCTGCTGCCGCTGTTGCTGCTGGTCGGACTGTTCGTGATGTTCTCCCGCATGCAGACCGGCGGCCGGATGGGCTTCGGGTTCGGCAAGTCCAAAGCCAAGATGCTCAACAAGGACATGCCGAGCACCACCTTCGCCGACGTCGCCGGCGTCGACGAGGCCGTCGAAGAGCTCTACGAGATCAAGGACTTCCTGCAGAACCCGTCGCGGTATCAGGCGCTGGGCGCCAAGATCCCCAAGGGCGTGTTGCTGTTCGGCCCGCCCGGCACCGGTAAGACGCTGCTGGCGCGCGCCGTGGCCGGCGAGGCCGGGGTGCCGTTCTTCACGATCTCGGGCTCGGACTTCGTCGAGATGTTTGTCGGCGTCGGCGCCTCCCGCGTGCGCGACCTGTTCGAGCAGGCCAAGCAGAACAGCCCCTGCATCATCTTCGTCGACGAGATCGACGCCGTCGGCCGTCAGCGCGGCGCCGGCCTGGGCGGTGGCCACGACGAACGCGAGCAGACACTCAACCAGCTGCTGGTCGAGATGGACGGCTTCGGCGACCGTCAGGGCGTCATCCTGATCGCGGCCACGAACCGGCCCGACATCCTCGACCCGGCCCTGCTGCGACCGGGCCGCTTCGACCGCCAGATCCCGGTCTCCAACCCCGACCTTGCCGGCCGTCGCGCCGTGCTCAAGGTGCACTCCGCGGGTAAGCCGATCGCCCCCGACGCCGACCTCGACGGGCTGGCCAAGCGCACCGTCGGCATGTCCGGCGCCGACCTGGCCAACGTCATCAACGAGGCCGCACTGCTGACCGCCCGCGAGAACGGCACGGTGATCACCGGCCCGGCGCTGGAGGAGGCCGTCGACCGCGTCGTGGGCGGGCCCCGGCGTAAGAGCCGCATCATCAGCGAGCAGGAGAAGAAGATCACCGCCTATCACGAGGGCGGGCACACGCTCGCCGCGTGGGCGATGCCGGACATCGACCCGATCTACAAGGTGACGATCCTGGCCCGCGGCCGCACCGGCGGCCACGCAATGGCGGTCCCCGAGGACGACAAGGGCCTGATGACCCGCTCGGAGATGATCGCGCGGCTGGTGTTCGCGATGGGTGGACGCGCGGCCGAGGAACTGGTGTTCCGGGAGCCGACCACCGGCGCGGTGTCCGACATCGAGCAGGCCACCAAGATCGCCCGCGCGATGGTCACCGAGTACGGCATGAGCTCCAAGCTCGGCGCGGTGCGCTACGGCACCGAGCACGGCGATCCGTTCCTGGGCCGCACCATGGGCACCCAGGCTGACTACAGCCACGAGGTCGCTCAAATCATCGACGACGAGATTCGCAAGCTCATCGAGGCCGCCCACACCGAGGCCTGGGAGATCCTGACCGAGTACCGCGACGTGCTCGACACCCTCGCCGGCGAGCTGTTGGAGAAGGAGACGCTGCACCGCCGTGAGCTCGAGGAGATCTTCGGCGACGTGAAGAAGCGCCCGCGGCTGACCATGTTCGACGACTTCGGCGGGCGGGTGCCATCCGACAAGCCGCCGATCAAGACCCCTGGCGAGCTGGCGATCGAGCGCGGCGAGGAATGGCCGAAACCGGTGCCCGAACCCGCGTTCAAGGCCGCGATCGCCGCGGCCACCAAGGCCGCCGAAGCCACCAAGGTGGCCGAGGGCGGGCCCAACGGCGCCAACGGCAGCGGTAACGGTTCCTCCGGTCCGACACAGCCGGACTACGGCGCCCCCGCGGGATGGCACGCACCGGGCTGGCCGCCGCCGCCACAGCAGCAGCAACAGCCCCCCGTCCAGCAGCCGCACGGCTACTGGTATCCGCCGCCGCACCAGGGTTGGCAACAGCAGCAGCCCTATCCGCCGTATCCGGCGTATCCGCAGCAGGGGCCACCGCAGCAACAGGGTGGGCCACCCCAACCGCACGAGGACAAGGGTCAGGACAACAGCCGGCGTAACGGCTGA
- the folE_2 gene encoding GTP cyclohydrolase I: MAQSQHNSVTFSPANFDQARAEAAVRELLLAVGEDPNRHGLESTPARVARAYKELFAGLYIDPDSVLDTTFDEQHDELVLVKQIPMYSTCEHHLVSFHGVAHVGYIPGQDGRVTGLSKIARLVDLYAKRPQVQERLTGQIADAMMRKLDPRGVIVVVEAEHLCMAMRGVRKPGAVTTTSAVRGQFKVDAASRAEALDLILRK; this comes from the coding sequence TTGGCGCAGTCCCAGCACAACTCTGTCACCTTCAGCCCCGCGAACTTCGACCAGGCGCGCGCTGAGGCGGCGGTCCGCGAACTGCTGCTCGCGGTGGGGGAGGACCCAAACCGGCACGGCCTGGAGTCCACGCCCGCGCGGGTCGCGCGGGCGTACAAGGAGCTGTTCGCCGGCCTCTACATCGATCCGGATTCGGTGCTGGACACCACCTTCGACGAGCAGCACGACGAGCTTGTGTTGGTCAAGCAGATCCCGATGTACTCGACGTGCGAACACCACCTGGTGTCGTTCCACGGCGTCGCGCACGTGGGCTACATCCCAGGCCAGGACGGCCGCGTCACCGGGTTGTCCAAGATCGCCCGGCTGGTCGATCTCTACGCCAAGCGACCGCAGGTGCAGGAACGGCTCACCGGTCAGATCGCGGACGCGATGATGCGCAAACTCGATCCGCGGGGTGTGATCGTCGTGGTCGAGGCCGAGCACCTGTGCATGGCGATGCGTGGGGTGCGCAAGCCGGGCGCGGTGACGACCACATCGGCCGTGCGCGGACAGTTCAAGGTCGACGCGGCATCGAGGGCCGAGGCGCTGGACCTGATATTGCGCAAGTGA
- the folP1 gene encoding dihydropteroate synthase produces the protein MGVVNVTDDSFSDGGLFLDRDRAVEHGLELVGQGAAIVDVGGESTRPGATRIDPDVEKSRVCPVIRELAAHGVTVSIDTMHADVARAALENGAHIVNDVSGGRADPDMAPLLADAKVPWVLMHWRSVGADRPHAVPAYRNVVDEVRTELLASVDAAVAAGVDAANVIIDPGLGFAKTGDHNWALLRALPEFVATGIPVLVGASRKRFLGTLLADSEGQPRPPDGRETATAVISALAGLHGAWGVRVHDVRASVDAVKVLEAWSHG, from the coding sequence ATGGGGGTCGTGAACGTCACCGACGACTCCTTCTCCGACGGAGGGCTGTTCCTCGACCGCGACCGCGCTGTAGAGCACGGGCTCGAGCTGGTCGGCCAAGGCGCTGCGATCGTCGACGTGGGCGGTGAGTCCACTCGCCCCGGGGCGACGCGCATCGACCCCGACGTCGAGAAATCGCGGGTGTGCCCGGTCATCAGGGAGCTCGCCGCCCACGGTGTCACCGTCAGCATCGACACCATGCACGCCGACGTCGCGCGCGCCGCGCTCGAGAACGGCGCCCACATCGTCAACGACGTCTCCGGCGGCCGCGCGGACCCGGACATGGCGCCGTTGCTCGCCGACGCGAAAGTGCCGTGGGTGCTGATGCATTGGCGCTCGGTGGGCGCGGACCGGCCGCACGCGGTGCCCGCCTATCGGAACGTGGTCGACGAGGTCCGGACCGAACTGCTCGCCAGTGTGGACGCCGCGGTGGCCGCCGGCGTCGACGCGGCCAATGTCATCATCGATCCGGGGCTGGGCTTCGCCAAGACGGGCGACCACAACTGGGCGCTGTTGCGTGCGCTGCCCGAATTCGTGGCCACCGGCATCCCGGTGTTGGTCGGCGCGTCGCGCAAACGCTTCCTCGGAACGCTGCTCGCGGACTCCGAGGGACAACCGCGGCCGCCGGACGGGCGGGAGACCGCGACGGCGGTGATCTCGGCGCTGGCGGGTCTGCACGGCGCCTGGGGCGTGCGGGTGCACGATGTGCGCGCCTCGGTCGACGCGGTCAAGGTGTTGGAGGCGTGGTCGCATGGCTGA
- the folB gene encoding dihydroneopterin aldolase FolB: MADRIELRGLRVRGYHGVYEHERRDGQDFIVDITVWIDLAAAAASDDLADTLDYGALAQRAADVIAGPPRDLIETVAAEIAEGVMEDERVHAVEVVLHKPAAPIPLAFSDVAVVARRSRRGRGGP; encoded by the coding sequence ATGGCTGACCGAATCGAGTTGCGGGGCTTGCGAGTTCGCGGCTATCACGGCGTCTACGAGCACGAGCGTCGCGACGGCCAGGACTTCATCGTCGACATCACGGTTTGGATCGACCTCGCGGCCGCGGCGGCCAGTGACGACCTCGCCGACACCCTGGACTACGGCGCGTTGGCGCAGCGGGCGGCCGACGTCATCGCCGGACCGCCGCGGGACCTGATCGAGACGGTGGCCGCCGAGATCGCCGAGGGCGTCATGGAAGACGAGCGAGTGCATGCCGTCGAGGTGGTCCTGCATAAGCCCGCCGCACCGATCCCGCTGGCGTTCTCCGACGTCGCGGTCGTCGCGCGTCGTTCGCGGCGCGGTCGGGGTGGCCCTTGA
- the sulD gene encoding 2-amino-4-hydroxy-6-hydroxymethyldihydropteridinepyrophosphokinase: MTTAVLSIGSNLGDRLAMLRSVADGLGGALRAASPVYETAPWGGVEQGPFLNAVLIAEDPALDGHGWLRRAHDFERAAERVREQRWGPRTLDVDIVTCRTGGRELISQDAELTLPHPRAHERAFVLVPWLAVEPDAALTVAGEPRRVDELLSALETAEREGVHRTELVLR; encoded by the coding sequence TTGACCACCGCGGTTCTGTCGATCGGGTCGAATCTCGGCGACCGGCTGGCGATGCTTCGGTCGGTCGCCGACGGGCTCGGCGGTGCGCTGCGCGCGGCGTCGCCGGTGTACGAGACCGCGCCGTGGGGCGGTGTCGAGCAGGGGCCGTTCCTCAACGCCGTCCTCATCGCCGAGGATCCGGCGCTCGACGGCCACGGTTGGCTACGGCGCGCCCACGACTTCGAACGAGCCGCCGAGCGGGTGCGCGAACAGCGGTGGGGCCCGCGCACGCTCGACGTCGACATCGTGACCTGCCGAACCGGGGGACGTGAGCTGATCTCGCAGGACGCCGAGCTGACTCTGCCCCATCCGCGTGCCCATGAACGCGCGTTCGTGCTGGTGCCGTGGCTGGCGGTGGAACCGGACGCGGCGCTGACGGTCGCAGGCGAGCCGCGCCGGGTCGACGAACTGCTCTCGGCGCTCGAAACGGCCGAACGCGAAGGCGTCCACCGCACCGAGTTGGTGTTGCGCTGA
- a CDS encoding Protein of uncharacterised function (DUF3180): protein MGPTRKRDLAAAAVLTAVVGYLLVLASYRWFPPITLWTGVSLLAVAIAEAGWAFHVRAKINDGEIGVGSGRLNPLAVARSVVIAKASAWVGALVFGWWLAVLVYLLPRRSTLRVAAEDTAGAAVAAGCALALVVAALWLQHCCKSPGEPPENPNGATD, encoded by the coding sequence ATGGGGCCGACGCGCAAGCGCGACCTCGCGGCCGCTGCGGTGCTCACCGCTGTCGTCGGCTATTTGCTCGTGCTGGCGTCGTACCGATGGTTCCCGCCGATAACCCTGTGGACGGGTGTCTCGCTGCTGGCCGTAGCGATCGCCGAAGCGGGCTGGGCGTTCCACGTGCGAGCCAAGATCAACGACGGTGAGATCGGCGTGGGATCCGGCCGGCTGAACCCCCTCGCGGTGGCGAGGTCGGTGGTGATCGCCAAGGCCTCGGCATGGGTTGGCGCGCTGGTGTTCGGTTGGTGGTTGGCCGTCCTGGTCTATCTGTTGCCGCGTCGCTCCACTCTGCGCGTCGCCGCCGAGGACACCGCGGGCGCCGCGGTGGCCGCCGGGTGTGCACTGGCTCTGGTGGTTGCTGCGCTGTGGTTGCAGCATTGCTGCAAGTCGCCGGGTGAGCCGCCGGAGAACCCCAATGGGGCAACGGATTAA
- a CDS encoding conserved alanine, arginine and proline rich membrane protein produces the protein MLLTALLVLAIAASSALVFTDRVELLKLAVILALWAAVVAAFVSVIYRRQSDVDQAKVRDLKLVYDLQLDREISARREYELSLETQLRRELEAEVRAQAADEMATLRAELSALRANLEILFDADLSHRPAIEPERTTVRAYSDWARDSETTGRVSSSRIDEYRPDIEERTEESPIIDVPAEPQPPEFDWQPTAERGGAHRRAGDADWGRQSAEEPSSWSPPPPPPPPPPPPPPPAAEPVAPPPPRAEPVAPPPPPAPEPAPTSEWQPAPADGRWIPPGAPGSNWVSRGNGSTTEYVGRRRAPEAEDDVVGPVAEPDLSTPPPEPPRGRHSAPPASGDSRRPAQQTVPTEPPEPSPESPAPTGRRHRNADDPDTAGQSVAELLARLQASPTPGGRRRRREE, from the coding sequence ATGCTGTTGACCGCGTTGCTGGTGCTGGCGATCGCGGCCAGCTCCGCCCTGGTGTTCACCGATCGGGTGGAGCTGCTCAAGCTGGCGGTCATCCTGGCGTTGTGGGCGGCGGTGGTCGCGGCGTTCGTCTCGGTCATCTACCGACGGCAGAGCGATGTCGACCAGGCCAAGGTGCGCGACCTCAAGCTCGTCTACGACCTGCAGCTGGACCGTGAGATCTCGGCGCGGCGCGAATACGAGCTGTCGTTGGAGACGCAACTGCGCCGCGAACTGGAAGCCGAGGTGCGCGCCCAGGCCGCCGACGAGATGGCGACGTTGCGGGCGGAACTGTCCGCGCTGCGCGCCAACCTGGAGATCCTCTTCGATGCGGACCTGTCGCACCGGCCCGCCATCGAGCCCGAGCGCACGACGGTGCGCGCCTACAGCGACTGGGCGCGGGATTCGGAGACCACGGGACGCGTCAGCAGCAGCCGCATCGACGAATACCGGCCCGACATCGAAGAGAGGACCGAGGAAAGTCCGATCATCGATGTGCCCGCCGAACCCCAACCGCCGGAATTCGATTGGCAGCCCACCGCCGAGCGCGGTGGGGCGCACCGCAGGGCCGGCGACGCCGACTGGGGTCGCCAGTCGGCCGAGGAGCCGAGCTCGTGGTCACCGCCGCCACCGCCGCCGCCACCCCCGCCGCCGCCCCCGCCGCCGGCGGCCGAGCCCGTGGCGCCCCCGCCACCTCGGGCCGAACCCGTTGCACCCCCACCGCCGCCGGCCCCCGAGCCGGCGCCGACGAGCGAGTGGCAGCCCGCACCCGCCGACGGGCGCTGGATTCCGCCGGGTGCCCCGGGCAGCAACTGGGTGTCGCGCGGCAACGGATCGACGACCGAGTACGTCGGCAGGCGCCGGGCCCCAGAAGCCGAGGACGATGTCGTCGGCCCGGTCGCCGAGCCCGACCTCTCGACACCGCCGCCCGAACCGCCACGTGGCAGACATTCGGCGCCGCCGGCCAGCGGCGATTCGCGGCGCCCCGCGCAGCAGACCGTGCCCACAGAACCGCCGGAACCCTCCCCGGAATCACCGGCTCCCACCGGGCGGCGGCACCGCAACGCCGACGACCCCGACACCGCCGGACAGTCCGTCGCCGAACTGTTGGCCCGGCTGCAGGCGAGCCCCACACCGGGCGGGCGTCGCAGACGCCGCGAGGAGTGA
- a CDS encoding NAD-dependent glycerol-3-phosphate dehydrogenase-like protein, with protein MVAMGTPPGGFRPARLTVGIVSAGRVGSALGVALERAEHVVVACSGVSRASRDRAQRRLPDTAVLPVDEVASRSELLILAVPDAELEKLVSGLAATGSVRSGTIVAHTSGANGIAVLAPLTSQGCIPLAIHPAMTFTGTDEDIDRLADTCFGVTAADEVGYAIAQSLVLEIGGEPFRVREDARTLYHAALAHASNHLVTVLLDAVEGLRSALWGQELLGQELVGDAPGGLPERVVGPLARASLENALQRGQAALTGPVARGDAAAVARHLEALTEVNPELAQAYRANSLRSAQRAHAPDEVVAVLAADPDRGGSSRRTEMGR; from the coding sequence ATGGTCGCCATGGGGACCCCACCTGGCGGATTCCGCCCGGCGCGGCTCACTGTCGGCATCGTTTCGGCAGGTCGTGTCGGTTCCGCGCTGGGTGTCGCCCTCGAGCGCGCCGAGCACGTCGTGGTGGCGTGCAGCGGGGTTTCGCGTGCGTCGCGCGACCGCGCCCAGCGCCGGCTGCCCGACACCGCGGTGCTTCCGGTCGACGAGGTGGCCAGCCGTTCCGAACTGCTGATCCTCGCGGTGCCCGACGCCGAGCTCGAGAAGTTGGTGTCCGGTCTGGCCGCGACCGGGTCGGTGCGGTCGGGCACGATCGTCGCGCACACCTCCGGTGCAAACGGAATCGCCGTGCTGGCACCGCTGACATCGCAGGGCTGCATACCGTTGGCCATCCATCCGGCGATGACCTTCACCGGCACCGACGAGGACATCGACCGCTTGGCCGACACCTGCTTCGGGGTGACGGCCGCCGACGAGGTCGGATACGCGATCGCCCAATCGCTTGTGCTCGAGATCGGCGGGGAGCCGTTCCGGGTCCGCGAGGACGCGCGCACGCTCTATCACGCGGCACTGGCGCATGCCAGCAATCACCTGGTGACGGTGCTGCTCGACGCGGTCGAGGGCTTGCGGTCGGCGCTGTGGGGCCAGGAGCTGCTCGGCCAGGAACTGGTCGGCGATGCGCCGGGCGGTCTGCCCGAGCGGGTCGTCGGCCCGCTGGCGCGCGCGTCTTTGGAGAACGCGCTGCAACGCGGGCAGGCGGCATTGACCGGCCCGGTGGCACGCGGGGACGCCGCCGCTGTGGCGCGTCATCTGGAAGCCCTGACGGAGGTGAATCCCGAATTGGCGCAGGCATATCGGGCGAACTCATTGCGCTCCGCCCAGCGTGCGCACGCACCGGACGAGGTGGTCGCCGTGCTCGCCGCCGATCCGGACCGCGGCGGGAGCTCGCGACGGACGGAGATGGGCCGATGA